The DNA sequence AAAATAAATTTTTAGTCAAATTTATTATTTTTTGTTTTGGAATTTTGTCTTTAATTCTACTTTGGATTTTATATAGAATACAAATTCTAATCAGGTTAATTAATAAAAAAGAAAAAACGGAAGTTTATACTTTTAAGAAATGGGATTTTATAATAAATATTTTATACAAAAAAATATTAGGAAATGATAAAAAAAAGTGGTATTTACTTTCTTGTTTTACAGGTCTTTTTATGTTATTTGGAGTATATGAAACTTGGTTTTATTTAATGAAAATAGATGTAAATAGAGGATATAAACCTAAACAACCTATTTATTTTTCTCACAAAATCCATTCTGAAATTAATAAAATTGATTGTCAATATTGTCATTCTTCTGCGAAATATAGCAAGGTATCTGGAATTCCTTCAGCAAATGTTTGTATGAACTGTCATATAACTATTTATGAATATAATGGAAATTATTTGGAAAAAGGAAAAAGTAGAGATGAATATAATCAAGAAATTCAAAAAATATATAAGGCTATTGGATGGGATCCGGAAACAAGAAAATATTCTAAAAAAATACATCCTATTCAATGGATACGAATTCATAATATGCCGGATTTTGTCTATTTTGATCATTCTCAACACATCATAACGGGAGAGAAAGAAATTAAAAAATTAAAAAAAGTAAATTTAGTTTGTAGTGCTTGTCATGGAGAAGTTCAAAAAATGGATACAGTAGAAATGTCTAATGATTTTACTATGGAATGGTGTTTATCTTGTCATAAAAATGTAGGAATAAACAAAGAAAATAAATATTATAAAGAATATTTTCCGAATAAAATAAAAAATAAAATCACTATTGATATGACGGGAGGTACAGAATGTGCTAAATGTCATTATTGAAATAGAAATGAAAACGAAAGTGATTATTAATAAAATTATTATGAAATAAATATGAAATCAGAAAAAACTAAAAAAATATATAAAAATTATAATCCAATCAAAAATCTATTTCAAGGGAAAACATCTAGACGTGATTTTCTTAAGTGGATAGGATTTAGTACTGCTTCGGTAACTTTAGCTGCTTGTAAAGGTCCAGTTATAAAATCTATTCCTTATGTAGTTAAACCAGAAGATATTACTCCAGGAATTCCAAATTATTATGCATCAACTATGATTGATACTTTCGATATAGGAAGTGTTTTAGTAAAAACGAGAGAAGGTCGTCCTATAAAAATAGAACCTAATTCTTCTTCCGATTTTTTTAATACAACTTCTGCAAGAATCCAATCTTCTTTATTTTCTCTTTACGACGAAGAAAGATTAAAAAATCCTATATTTAAAGGAAAAAAAAGTTCTTGGAAAGAAATAGATAATTATATTATTCAAAATTTGAAATTTTTATCTAAAATAAAAAAAAATATAGTTTTTCTTTCTTATTCTTTTCCAAGTTTTTCTACAAAAAAATTAATCCAAGATTTCAAAAAAAAATATCCTTGTACAAAATGGGTTACTTATGATCCTATTTCTTATTCCAAAGTTTTGGATGCTTCAGAAGAGATATTCGGAATTCGTGGTTTTCCATTCTTTGATTTAAATAAATCAAAATTAATAATTTCATTTGATGCTGATTTTTTGGGAGACTGGAGTCCAGAGAATATGGCTAAATCTTACGTTCTTAATAGAAATCCCGAAAAAAAAATGATGCAACATATTCAAATAGAAAGTAATATGACGATAAGTGGAGCAAATGCAGATATTCGTTTATCTAAAAAACCTTCTGATATAAAAAAAATGTTGCTTGAAATTTTTCAAAATATTTGTTTAGGAAAGCAGATAAAAGATAAAAATTCTGAAAAAATAGTTTCATTAATAAAAAAAATAGGATCTAAAAGTGTAATTCTTGCAGACGGAGATCAAGAGTCCTATGAATTATCTTTTTTAATTAATAAAAAAATTAATAGTAACGCACTTCAAAATGATAAATTTATTTTTTCAAAAGAAAGTAATGATAAGGACTTCAAAAGTTTCTTGAAAGATTTAGAAAACGAAAATATTGGAGGTTTATTTATTCATAATGTTAATCCTATTTATAGTCTTCCATTGTCTCTTTCTAAAAAAGTAAAGGAATTTATAAAAAAAATCCCTCTAACAGTTTCGTTTTCTATGAATAAAAATGAAACTAATGAAAATATGGATATAATAGCGCCTATTCCTCATTGGTTAGAAAGTTGGGGAGACACTTATCCTATTACTAATATTTATACATTAATTCAGCCTACAATTCAATGTATTTTTAATACGAGACAATTTCAAGATTCTTTAGTAATTTGGAGTGGGATTCAAGAAAAAAATTATTACGAGTATTTGAAAAAAATTTGGGAAAAAAATATTATTCCAAAATCCAATGTTTCTTCTTTTAATGAAGCTTTATTTCATGGTGTAGTAAAGACTAAAAATCATAAACCTATTTTAAATAATCTTTCAAAAAAAATAAACCAAAAAATAAGGAAATATGAAAAAAAAATAATTTATCCAAAAAAAATAGAAAAAAATTTTGAACTTAAATTATATACTAAAATTAGTATGGGAGATGGAAATCAATATAATAATCCTTGGTTACAAGAACTTCCAGATCCGATTACACGTACTACTTGGGAAAATTATTTAACTATATCATACTTTGATGCAAATAAAATGGAATTAAAAAATTGGAATTCTGGAGATGGATCTTTAAATGGAAATTGTGTTGATTTAATCAAGAATAATCAAACAATCATACATGATATTCCTGTTTTTATTCAACCTGGTCAAGCTATAGGATCTTTAGGTTTTTCTTTTGGTTATGGTCAAGAAAAAGGAAAATTAACTAAAATTACTCAAGGAACAAATGCTTACAGAAGCTATGAAAATTTTTTCGTAATACAAAATAATATACAACTTAGAAAAGTAAATAAAATACATAAGTTTTCTTGCGTGCAATTACACCACACGATGGTAGGAAGAAATTTGGTGAAAGAAACAGATTTAAATTTATTTTTAAATAATCCAAAAGAAGTTTGGAATGAAAAAGAAAAAATTTCAACTCATAAAGGAATGCTTTCTCCAGATAAAATTTCTATTTGGAATCAAAATTATAAAAAAAACGAAAAAAGAAACGGGCATCATTTTAATTTATCCATAGATTTAAATGCTTGTATTGGATGTGGGGCTTGTATTATTGCATGTCATTCTGAAAATAATGTTCCTGTAGTTGGAAAAGAAGAAATAGAAAAATATAGAGATATGCATTGGTTACGTGTAGATAGATATTATTTTCCAGATGATTCATCTAAAGAAAAAACAAAAAAAAATGAAGATAACATTTATGAGAATCCAAAAGTAGTTTTTCAACCTATTATGTGTCAACATTGTGATAATGCACCTTGTGAATCTGTGTGTCCAGTTGGAGCCACTTCTCATGGAAAACAAGGACAAAATATGATGACTTATAATCGTTGTATAGGAACACGTTATTGTGCAAACAATTGTCCTTATAAAGTAAGACGATTTAATTGGTTTAATTATGTTAATAATCAAAAATTTGATTTCAACATGAATAATTCTTTAGGAAAAATGATGCTAAATCCAGATGTAGTTATCAGAACTAGAGGGGTTATGGAGAAGTGTTCTTTATGCATACAAAGAACACAATATGTCATAGGAATTGCAAAAAAAGAAAATAGAAAAGTTCAAGATAAAGAATTTGAAACAGCTTGTAGTATCTCTTGTCCTACTAAAGCTATCACTTTTGGTGATATAAACGATCCTACTAGCATTATTTCTAAAAAAGTAAAAAATTCTAGATCTTATAAACTATTAGAGTTTATAGGAGTAAGACCTAATGTATCTTATCAACTGAAAATTAGAAATAAAAATAAAAAATGAAATGGAAAAAATGAAAAAGAAAAAATTATGTTAAATCATTATGAATCCCCTATAAGACCTCCCTTAATTTTAGGAAAAAAAACATTGAAAAATATTACCAATGATATACTTAATCCTATAAAAAATAAAGCAGGAAATCTATGGTGGATTTCTTTATTAATTTCTATTTTAGCTTTTTTGTGGGGGATAGGATGTATTTTTTATACAATTGGAACAGGTATAGGTGTATGGGGTTTGAATAAAACAATTAATTGGGCATGGGATATTACAAATTTTGTTTGGTGGGTTGGAATTGGTCATGCTGGAACTTTAATTTCAGCTGTTTTATTATTATTTCGTCAAAAATGGCGTTTATCTATTAATCGTTCAGCAGAAGCAATGACAATTTTTGCCGTAATCCAAGCTGGATTGTTTCCTATTATTCATATGGGAAGACCATGGAATGCGCATTGGGTTTTACCCATTCCTAATCAATTTGGATCTCTATGGCCGAATTTTAATTCCCCTTTGTTATGGGATGTTTTTGCAATTAGTACTTATTTTTCTGTTTCTACTGTTTTTTGGTTCATGGGTTTAATTCCAGATTTTGCAATGATACGAGATCGTATTTCAAATCCTTTTCAAAAAAAAATATATAATATTCTTAGTTTTGGATGGGGAGGAACATCAAAAGATTGGCAAAGATTTGAAGAATTATCTTTAATTTTAGCTGGTTTATGTACTCCATTAGTATTTTCTGTTCATACCATAGTTTCTTTTGATTTTTCTACTTCTGTAATTAAGGGGTGGCATAGCACGATTTTTCCTCCTTATTTTGTTGCAGGAGCTATATTTTCTGGTTTTGCTATGGTACAAACTTTACTAGGTGTAGCAAGAAAAGTTCTTTCTTTAGAGGATTATATTACAAGAAATCATATCGAATATATGAATATGATCATTTTGTTAACAGGAGGGATTGTTTTATTAGCTTATATTTCAGAATTTATTCTTGCCTGGTATTCAGGAGATCCTTTCGAAAAATTTATTTATTTTTCTGTAGAAGCATCTAAAGGCCCATTTTGGTGGGCTTTTTGGGCATTAATTATTTGTAATGTCATTATTCCTCAATTTTTATGGATTAAATATGTACGAAGAAGCTTTTTTTGGTCTTATCTCATAGCTATTTTCATAAATATTGGAATGTGGTTTGAAAGATTTGACATTATTGTTTTAAATCTAAGTCATGATTATCTTCCTTCTTCTTGGGCAGGTTTTATTCCTTCATTTGTAGATGTTGGTATCTTTATAGGAACCATTGGTTTGTTTTTTATTCTTTACTTGTTATACATACGTGTTTTTCCTGTTATTTCACAATCAGAATTAAAAACAATATTGAATCCAGAAAAAAAATAGTAATAATGAAGAATATATGTTATGTACGTGCATTATATGATAATGATCATACATTAATAAATAATATAAAAATTATACAAAATCATAATTATAACATATATGAAGTTTATTCTCCTTTTCCCATTCATAATTTAACTAAAGTGTTAAAACTAAAGAATACGAATTTATCCTTTTTATCTTTTATATATGGATTATTAGGATTTTTCATAGCTTGTGTATTAACTTGGTATACTATGATTTGGGATTGGCCTCAAAATATTGGAGGAAAACCTTCTTTTTCTTGGATTATAAATCTTCCTTCTTTTATTCCTGTTATATTTGAATTTTCAATTTTTTTTTCTGCACATTTTATGTGTATTACTTATCTCATTCAATGTGGATTATATCCAGGTCGTGTATCAAAAAATCCAGATTTAAGAACTACCGATAATATGTTTTTAATAGAAATTCATACTGAAAAACATATCAAAAAATTAGTAAATCTATTGAAAAAAAATGGAGCAATAGAAGTTTCGATAAAAAATTATAAATCCAATTAAATATTTTATGAAAAAAAAATATTTCTACGAATTTATTATTATTTTAAATATGATTTTATTTCTATCTATAGTAGAATCTTGTTGGTTTGATAAAAAAAAACCAAATATAGTATACATGCCAGATATGTATTACTCAGAAGCATATGAACCTTATTCAGATCCTTATTCTAATTACAATAATAAAAAAGAAAAAAATATTAAAATTCCTTTATTTTCAAAAGAAAAAACTTCTTCACTATCTCCAGTAGAAGGAACAATTTCTAGAAATAATTCGTTTCCTAATTTTAAAAATATCAAAAATAAAGGATTGAATTATTCAAAAAACATTATTCAAAATCCACTTATTAACAATCATTACGAAAAAAAAGAAATTATAATAAAAAAAGGAAAAAAATTATATCAAATCAGTTGTTCTATATGTCATGGTAAAAATGGAGATGGACAAGGAGATTTGGTTAAAAACGAAAAAATTTTTGGAATCCCTAATTATAAAGATAGAGATCTAACCGTTGGTAGTATTTATTATGTTATTACATATGGAAAGAATAATATGAATTCTTATGCTTCACAATTAAATGAAATAGACAGATGGAGGGTTTCAGAATATGTTATGTTTTTAAAAAATAAATAAATATGTATCAATTTTATGCAATGAATAAAAAAAAATTCATCATTTTAATAATGATTATCGTAGGTTTTTTTTTTCTATTTTTAGAAAGAATATTTCTTTATAATAAAAATATTTCTATCACAAACAATCATAATCCTTGGATCGCTTTATATATTTCTATTTTTTATTTTACTTCTATATCTTTAGGAACATTATTTTTTTTAGGAATACAGAACGTATCAAAATCAGGTTGGTCTGTAATTATCCATCCTATAATGGAAGAAATCTCTTCTTTTATTCCATATGGAGGAATTATGATCCTTATTATTTTTCTATTAAATACAATGGATATTGTTCATATATTTCATTGGATGAATTTAGATTTGTATAACCCTATTTATTTAAATAATGATAAAATTGTTTCTAGTAAGAGATTTTTTTTGAATACTCCATTTTTCTTAGTAAGAAGTGTTCTTTATATATTAATATGCAGTTTTTTTTATTCAAAAATAAAAAAAATATCTTGTAGATTATATATAACACATTCGTTAAATGATTATAAAAAATTATATTTCGTATCTATTATTTTTATTATATTTTTTTCTGTTATTTCCATATTTATGATATGGGATTGGGTTATGTTTTTAAATCCACATTGGTTAAGTACTTTATTGAGTTGGTATGTTTTGAGTAGTTTCATAATAACAGGAATAAGTACTGTTACAATAATCGCTATCTTTTTGAATAAAAAAGGATTATTTCCTTTATTTAGAAAAAGTCATCTACATGACCTTAGTAAATATTTATTTTCCGGTAGTTTATTATGGACTTATTTATGGTTTTCACAATTTTTTTTATATTGGTATGGAAATATTCCAGAGGAAATTACATATTTTGTAAAGAGAGAAGAAATTTATTATTCTATTCATTTTTGGATGCTGATTCCTAATTTTTTAATTCCTTTTTTTTGTTTAATGAGTAGTAAAAATAAATCAAATTACAAAATAGTTTTTTCAATTTCTTTAATATTATTAATAGGTCATTATATTGATATATATAATTTAATTGCACCAGATATTTTTAGTAAAAATGTAAATATCTGTATACTTGAAATCATAGGTTCTATATTAATCATAGGAGCTTTTTTTATTTATATTTTATTTTCAAATTTTAGTAAAAGAAAACTTAATTCTTCTGAAGGAAATCCTTTTTTTCAGGAAAGCAAAAATTATACATATCCTTATATGTAAATATTATATATTTAACTTTCTTTTCAAGAAAAAATGTCAATTTATGTTTTGTAATAAAGATAATTTTTATATTGAAAAATAAATCTATTTTTTATCTTTTATAAAATTCATAATGGATTTATTAGAACCAAAAAGAGTTAAAATATCCCCCTGTTGTAAAACAGTATCTCCTGTAACTAATCCTATGACTTTTCTTGTATGAGTTTCTTTAGATGATAATGGATGATGCGTATCTCGTATTACAGTAATTAAAGAAACAGAATATTTTTGTGTCAATTTTAAACTTCTAACAGATTTTCCACTAAAAGAAGAAGGAGAAAAAACTTCTGCTATAGAATGTTTATTATCTATTCTAAAATAATCTAAAGCATAATTAAAAGATATTTGTTTAGTTAATCGGAACGCAGCATCTTGTTCTGGATGAATTACATCATTAATCCCCATAGCTTCTAATATTGTATCATGTATTTTAGATAAAGATCTACTTACAATTCTCAAATGTTTATACTTCTTAAGTATAGCTGTTGTTACTATTGATGATCCTTCGTTTTCTCCAATTGCTACAATCCCTAAATCCGCTTGTTGAATAGGCAATACTTTGTAAGCTGCTTCATTATTTGCATCCATACATACTACATTCGCTATATGATCTTTCAAGAGATCTATTTTTTCCATTTTATGGTCTATCCCAAAAACTTCATGTCCATTATCTGTTAAGTTAAGTGCTAAAGATCTTCCAAAATTTCCTAATCCAATAATTATAATTTTCATATTTTCTGTTTACTTATTCTTTTTTTAATTAATAAGAATATTCCCTTTAGGAAATCTGTAATAATGATGGGAACCAATTTTATTTCTTCTCAATAAACCGATCATAACATTCAAAACTCCTATTCTTCCTAACAACATTATAAAAATTAAAATTAATTTGCTTCCATTTGATAAATTAGAAGTTATCCCTAAAGATAATCCTGCTGTAGAAAAGGCAGAAAAAACCTCGAAAATAATCGATAAAATATCTTTTTTTGGATCCAAAAAAATTATGATTAAAACACTTATGTATATAACCATTATAGATAGCATAATAATAGAAAAAGATAATCGAATCAATTCAGAAGGTATTTCTTTTCTTTGTATTTCTAATCTATTTTTTCCTATAGATAATGAAATAATATTCATTAATGCTAATGCAAAAGTACTTGTTTTTATTCCTCCCCCAGTAGAAGCCGGAGAAGCTCCTATCCACATCAAAAAAATAGTAAAAAAAATAGTAATTGGAGCTAAAGTGTTCATATTTAATACATGAAACCCAGCTGTTCTAGTTGTAGCTGAAGAAAAGAATGAAACAATCCACTTTCCATGAAAGGAAGAATGTTCGGAAAGAGAACCATAATATTCACTAGCATAATAAAAAATAGTTCCAAAAAAAAGTAAATAAAAAGTTGTTAAAATAACAATTTTTGTATTTAAAGTTACTACATGTGCAGGGCATCTAAGATCCTCATCTTTAAAAATTCTGAAAAAATATTTCTTGATAACTAACCATATATATGCAAAAAAATTAAATAAAATATTAAAACCTATTCCTCCCAATATTAATAAAAAAGCAATAATTAATTGAAATAAATAATTAAATCTAACAGATTTTGAATATAGTCCTTGACTTAAAGTAGAAAAACCACTATTACAAAAAGCGGATATAGAATGAAAAATAGAAAAAAATAAAAGATTATCAGATTCTATTGTATTTGCATTATTTTCAATAGAAAAATAAATTAACAAAGTTCCTATAAATTCTACTGTTAAAGTAAACATAACTACTTTTACGGCTAAACTAAGAACGTTATTTGTCGTTTTTGTATTTAAAAAATTACTAATAAAAATGGCTTCTTTAAAAGAAAATCCATCTCTAAAAAAATAACTAAAAAAGGAAGTAATAGTTAAAATACCCAATCCCCCCAATTCTATTAGAATAAGTATAAAAATTTTACCTAAATATGTAAAATCTTTAGCCGTATCTAATACGACTAAACCTGTTACACATACAGCGCTAGTAGAAGTAAATAAAGCATCTACAAATGATATTTTTTTTACTGTAGATGCTGGTAGCATTAACAAGATAGAACCTAAAAAGGATAAAAAAACAAAACTTGTAATAAATATAAAAGCAGGATTATGAATTTTAACATATACTATTCGTATAAAATAAGTAATACGAATTAGAATATATAAAATTAAACTAATGAGTGTATAAATTTTAATATCTGAAATAACTCTTTCATTATAATAAGAAAAAATGAATATTTTTAGAAATGAAAGTATAAGAGAGAATATAAGAACAAAAAAAGATAAAAAAATCATGGATCTATAACCTTTTTCAAGATTTTTATTAAAAAAAATAAAAAAGTGTAATATACTTGTTATTGATACAATTCCTAAAAGGATTTCTACATTAAAAAATCGAAAACTTTTCCATCCTAAAGAAAGAATTATATAAATGAATATAATTGGAGTAAACATATCCAAAAAATTTTTAAATTTAATTTGGATCATGGTTTTATATGATAAATTTTTTTCTATTTTCTTTCTATGAATAGACTATACAAAAAATAAAAAATATTTTGAAACAAAAAAAATTTCTTTATTATATAATCACAAATATTAATAATATAAGAAAAGGTTTTTTTATATAAAATCTTATCAACCATATAAAAAATGTAATACTTTTCCTAAGTTATGTCGTAGGATTTTTTTACTATATAGTTTTTTTTAAAAAATTATGTATTTCTTTTTTATAAGTAAAAAGGAATAAATTTTTCCATATTAGAAAAACTTTTTTTACAAAATTTTTTATAAGAAATAAGAGACATATCCATTGCAGATGGATTTTTGTAAAAAAAATTATTTTTTTTTGTAGAAAAAAATTTTTTTTTGAGAGAAAAAGTATTTCCTATGAAATGAACTTTTTTATATTTTTTTGAGATAGATTTAAAAAAATCGTCATCTAGTTTTTTTATTTTGATAGGAT is a window from the Blattabacterium cuenoti STAT genome containing:
- a CDS encoding TrkH family potassium uptake protein — encoded protein: MIQIKFKNFLDMFTPIIFIYIILSLGWKSFRFFNVEILLGIVSITSILHFFIFFNKNLEKGYRSMIFLSFFVLIFSLILSFLKIFIFSYYNERVISDIKIYTLISLILYILIRITYFIRIVYVKIHNPAFIFITSFVFLSFLGSILLMLPASTVKKISFVDALFTSTSAVCVTGLVVLDTAKDFTYLGKIFILILIELGGLGILTITSFFSYFFRDGFSFKEAIFISNFLNTKTTNNVLSLAVKVVMFTLTVEFIGTLLIYFSIENNANTIESDNLLFFSIFHSISAFCNSGFSTLSQGLYSKSVRFNYLFQLIIAFLLILGGIGFNILFNFFAYIWLVIKKYFFRIFKDEDLRCPAHVVTLNTKIVILTTFYLLFFGTIFYYASEYYGSLSEHSSFHGKWIVSFFSSATTRTAGFHVLNMNTLAPITIFFTIFLMWIGASPASTGGGIKTSTFALALMNIISLSIGKNRLEIQRKEIPSELIRLSFSIIMLSIMVIYISVLIIIFLDPKKDILSIIFEVFSAFSTAGLSLGITSNLSNGSKLILIFIMLLGRIGVLNVMIGLLRRNKIGSHHYYRFPKGNILIN
- a CDS encoding potassium channel family protein, with product MKIIIIGLGNFGRSLALNLTDNGHEVFGIDHKMEKIDLLKDHIANVVCMDANNEAAYKVLPIQQADLGIVAIGENEGSSIVTTAILKKYKHLRIVSRSLSKIHDTILEAMGINDVIHPEQDAAFRLTKQISFNYALDYFRIDNKHSIAEVFSPSSFSGKSVRSLKLTQKYSVSLITVIRDTHHPLSSKETHTRKVIGLVTGDTVLQQGDILTLFGSNKSIMNFIKDKK
- the nrfD gene encoding NrfD/PsrC family molybdoenzyme membrane anchor subunit encodes the protein MLNHYESPIRPPLILGKKTLKNITNDILNPIKNKAGNLWWISLLISILAFLWGIGCIFYTIGTGIGVWGLNKTINWAWDITNFVWWVGIGHAGTLISAVLLLFRQKWRLSINRSAEAMTIFAVIQAGLFPIIHMGRPWNAHWVLPIPNQFGSLWPNFNSPLLWDVFAISTYFSVSTVFWFMGLIPDFAMIRDRISNPFQKKIYNILSFGWGGTSKDWQRFEELSLILAGLCTPLVFSVHTIVSFDFSTSVIKGWHSTIFPPYFVAGAIFSGFAMVQTLLGVARKVLSLEDYITRNHIEYMNMIILLTGGIVLLAYISEFILAWYSGDPFEKFIYFSVEASKGPFWWAFWALIICNVIIPQFLWIKYVRRSFFWSYLIAIFINIGMWFERFDIIVLNLSHDYLPSSWAGFIPSFVDVGIFIGTIGLFFILYLLYIRVFPVISQSELKTILNPEKK
- a CDS encoding DUF3341 domain-containing protein, encoding MKNICYVRALYDNDHTLINNIKIIQNHNYNIYEVYSPFPIHNLTKVLKLKNTNLSFLSFIYGLLGFFIACVLTWYTMIWDWPQNIGGKPSFSWIINLPSFIPVIFEFSIFFSAHFMCITYLIQCGLYPGRVSKNPDLRTTDNMFLIEIHTEKHIKKLVNLLKKNGAIEVSIKNYKSN
- a CDS encoding c-type cytochrome; protein product: MRKILFFIFIFLSIFLDLEGRKLKADKENVENGMELFKKNCTACHSIDLEKKMIGPPLSGVTEKRTRKWLHQWIKNNKSLRESGDKEALEIYKEYGNVEMNPFLHLSEKEIDDILSFIKNPILKKKENHEINNNEFNNNYENDKEENKFLVKFIIFCFGILSLILLWILYRIQILIRLINKKEKTEVYTFKKWDFIINILYKKILGNDKKKWYLLSCFTGLFMLFGVYETWFYLMKIDVNRGYKPKQPIYFSHKIHSEINKIDCQYCHSSAKYSKVSGIPSANVCMNCHITIYEYNGNYLEKGKSRDEYNQEIQKIYKAIGWDPETRKYSKKIHPIQWIRIHNMPDFVYFDHSQHIITGEKEIKKLKKVNLVCSACHGEVQKMDTVEMSNDFTMEWCLSCHKNVGINKENKYYKEYFPNKIKNKITIDMTGGTECAKCHY
- a CDS encoding 4Fe-4S dicluster domain-containing protein, which encodes MKSEKTKKIYKNYNPIKNLFQGKTSRRDFLKWIGFSTASVTLAACKGPVIKSIPYVVKPEDITPGIPNYYASTMIDTFDIGSVLVKTREGRPIKIEPNSSSDFFNTTSARIQSSLFSLYDEERLKNPIFKGKKSSWKEIDNYIIQNLKFLSKIKKNIVFLSYSFPSFSTKKLIQDFKKKYPCTKWVTYDPISYSKVLDASEEIFGIRGFPFFDLNKSKLIISFDADFLGDWSPENMAKSYVLNRNPEKKMMQHIQIESNMTISGANADIRLSKKPSDIKKMLLEIFQNICLGKQIKDKNSEKIVSLIKKIGSKSVILADGDQESYELSFLINKKINSNALQNDKFIFSKESNDKDFKSFLKDLENENIGGLFIHNVNPIYSLPLSLSKKVKEFIKKIPLTVSFSMNKNETNENMDIIAPIPHWLESWGDTYPITNIYTLIQPTIQCIFNTRQFQDSLVIWSGIQEKNYYEYLKKIWEKNIIPKSNVSSFNEALFHGVVKTKNHKPILNNLSKKINQKIRKYEKKIIYPKKIEKNFELKLYTKISMGDGNQYNNPWLQELPDPITRTTWENYLTISYFDANKMELKNWNSGDGSLNGNCVDLIKNNQTIIHDIPVFIQPGQAIGSLGFSFGYGQEKGKLTKITQGTNAYRSYENFFVIQNNIQLRKVNKIHKFSCVQLHHTMVGRNLVKETDLNLFLNNPKEVWNEKEKISTHKGMLSPDKISIWNQNYKKNEKRNGHHFNLSIDLNACIGCGACIIACHSENNVPVVGKEEIEKYRDMHWLRVDRYYFPDDSSKEKTKKNEDNIYENPKVVFQPIMCQHCDNAPCESVCPVGATSHGKQGQNMMTYNRCIGTRYCANNCPYKVRRFNWFNYVNNQKFDFNMNNSLGKMMLNPDVVIRTRGVMEKCSLCIQRTQYVIGIAKKENRKVQDKEFETACSISCPTKAITFGDINDPTSIISKKVKNSRSYKLLEFIGVRPNVSYQLKIRNKNKK
- a CDS encoding c-type cytochrome is translated as MKKKYFYEFIIILNMILFLSIVESCWFDKKKPNIVYMPDMYYSEAYEPYSDPYSNYNNKKEKNIKIPLFSKEKTSSLSPVEGTISRNNSFPNFKNIKNKGLNYSKNIIQNPLINNHYEKKEIIIKKGKKLYQISCSICHGKNGDGQGDLVKNEKIFGIPNYKDRDLTVGSIYYVITYGKNNMNSYASQLNEIDRWRVSEYVMFLKNK